One stretch of Hordeum vulgare subsp. vulgare unplaced genomic scaffold, MorexV3_pseudomolecules_assembly, whole genome shotgun sequence DNA includes these proteins:
- the LOC123422486 gene encoding NAD(P)H-quinone oxidoreductase subunit 5, chloroplastic (The sequence of the model RefSeq protein was modified relative to this genomic sequence to represent the inferred CDS: added 42 bases not found in genome assembly), with the protein MFQSALTEFHNECYWGTLSLCGIPPLACFWSKDEILSNSWLYSPFFGIIASFTAGLTAFYMFRIYLLTFGGYLRVHFQNYSSTKESSLYSISLWGKRIPKGVNRDFVLSTTKSGVSFFSQNIPKIQGNTRNRIGSFTTSFGAKNTFAYPHETGNTMLFPLLILLLFTLFIGFIGISFDNGGMDNGIAELTILSKWLTPSKNFTQESSNSFVNSYEFITNAISSVTLAIFGLFIAYIFYGSAYSFFQNLDLINSFVKRNPKKEFLDQVKKNIYSWSYNRGYIDIFYTRVFTLGIRGLTELTEFFDKGVIDGITNGVGLASFCIGEEIKYVGGGRISSYLFFFLCYVSVFLFFFLS; encoded by the coding sequence TGGGGTACACTTTCTCTTTGTGGTATTCCACCTCTTGCTTGCTTCTGGTCCAAAGATGAAATCCTTAGTAATAGTTGGTTGTATTCGCCCTTTTTTGGAATAATAGCTTCCTTTACTGCAGGATTAACTGCCTTTTATATGTTTCGGATATATTTACTTACATTTGGTGGGTATTTGCGTGTTCATTTTCAAAATTACAGTAGCACTAAAGAGAGTTCCTTGTATTCAATATCCTTATGGGGAAAAAGGATACCCAAAGGAGTGAATAGGGATTTCGTTTTATCAACAACGAAGAGTGGAGTTTCTTTTTTTTCACAAAATATACCCAAAATTCAAGGTAATACAAGAAATAGGATAGGATCCTTTACTACGTCTTTTGGGGCTAAAAACACTTTTGCCTATCCGCATGAAACGGGAAATACTATGTTATTTCCTCTTCTTATATTACTACTTTTCACTTTGTTCATTGGATTCATAGGAATCTCTTTTGATAATGGAGGAATGGATAATGGAATAGCAGAGTTAACCATATTATCAAAGTGGTTAACTCCCTCAAAAAACTTTACCCAGGAAAGTTCTAATTCTTTTGTAAATTCATATGAATTTATTACTAATGCAATTTCTTCTGTAACTCTAGCTATCTTTGGTTTATTCATAGCATATATCTTCTATGGATCTGCTTATTCTTTTTTTCAGAATTTGGATTTAATAAACTCTTTTGTAAAAAGAAATCCTAAAAAAGAATTTTTGGATCaagtaaaaaaaaatatatacaGTTGGTCATATAATCGTGGTTATATAGATATTTTCTATACTAGGGTCTTTACCCTCGGTATAAGAGGGTTAACCGAACTAACGGAGTTTTTTGATAAGGGTGTTATTGATGGAATTACCAATGGAGTGGGTCTTGCTAGTTTTTGTATAGGAGAAGAAATTAAATATGTAGGGGGAGGTCGAATCtcgtcttatttattcttttttttatGTTATGTATCTGtgtttttattcttttttctttcttaa